From the Vicia villosa cultivar HV-30 ecotype Madison, WI unplaced genomic scaffold, Vvil1.0 ctg.000622F_1_1, whole genome shotgun sequence genome, the window aaacataaaaaaaaagagttagagtttaaaaagaaaaaatatatagtcATAATAAAGTGGAATGATCTATAAAACATACTTGGTGAATAATAAGGTGTTCAAGGTTGGGACTCTGTTGAAGAATTTTTAGTATCCATTTCCACTTGGCATTCCAAGTTTGTTCAAACTTAAAAACTATCTCCATTTGAGTTAGATTGTAAAAGTCGGGGAGATGGACAATGTTGAGCAGCGGTATCTTAATGAATTAAGAAAACACATCATTTGAAAACAATTACTttgataatttataaaatttgaagTGACAAAATATTGAAAAGCATACCTTGTTGAGATTGAGAATGAGTGACCTCGAAAGGTGGAAGAAAGGAATAAGCTGAATGTCGGAGATATTAGCTCTGATCAAGTTGGGCAAACAGTTGACCATTGGGTTTGGAATAAATTCCATCCTACTAATTACATATACAAGATCTGTATGCAATTCCTCTAGACCGGAAAAGCCTAAGAAAAAGTTGATCATTTGTACCGGACGTTTGAAAATAACATCAACCAAATGAAGAGTTTTAATAAAAGTAAGTTTTATTTGAGGAACATCTTCCTTAATGGTTACGCTTGTCAATTTGAGAGAAGTGAGAGTCTTACAAGAGTGTTGGTTAGAAAGAGTTTTCATCTGTAAAGATGAAAACATGAGGTCAAGTTCTATGGTTTGAACCCCTCTTTTTGTAGCTTCGAAGATAAGGTCGTGGGCAATTTCGGGAAATGTACACATTAGGCGGAAGGATAGTATTGGCAATGCGATGTCTCGAGATAGCATGGCTAGCATGGCTGAATGTAGAAGATGCTTACGGTAGACGTCAAACATATTGAAAGTGGTGATAGAAAGCCATACTGGATTGAATCTCTTAGAGAGGATGCTTGTACGGACAGCTAAATCTGTTGGGAGAAAAGAGAGAATGTGAGAGAGAATTGAGTGAGGGAGATCACTAATTCTATCTTCGGGTGAAATCAATGCCGTTGTTCGCGACCAATCTTTAGTCCGCCTAACTTTGATTGGCAATGTTGAAATGGATGGCAATGTTTGATTTTCTAATAGATATCCAAGGAGAATTGAGTTCTTGTATTGTGGTGGTGAAATAGATTGCATAGATTGCAGAATTGAGATAGAGGTGGGTCTATCTTGAATTGACATGGCTATTTAAATAAGACCGGATTTGAACGAGGTAAAACCTCATTCATCGACGGATCTAAGCAGAAGGTTAACAAACAACACCGGATTTAAATGAGGTAAAACCTGATTCATCGACGGATCTAAGGAGAAGGGTAACAGACAGGCTATTTAAACAAGACAGGGTTTGAACGAGGTAACGACTCTTCTTCTAGTAAACAAGACGGGATTTGTTCGTTGAACGATATTAAGAAAAGAATACGCACGTCGATACAGAAATACTCTGGGACAGGAGCAACTAAATTTATTATCAAATGGGCTTTGTAATTGGATTCTATTAAATGGGCCATTGAAGCCTTGAAAGAAGAACACATAACCTTAAAGATAAATTGATTCAATAAAATTCAACTTCAAAACTTAAATTAAATGTGAATTAAAAGCTAAacccaaaaataaaattatattgattaaaaaaacGAAATTAGtcaaataaaatgacataaattaGATAAAACAAACTAAAACTAAACACTTGAAACTATTATTTTTTACtacattaaaacaaatatttttgacatttttgaaataaaaataaatatccatttattgtctaaaaaagaaaatttcGGATAAATGTTTAACCCGAATAAAAATATGCAAAGAATGCGAATGATAACGGTCATACTCCAAATTTGACCCGCTAAGACTTGTCCCTTCTTATTTGTTTTCATTGGCACATCATTTAAAATACGTATGTACTGAAATATGTACGTATATAAGTGTGATCAAGTTTATAAAATAGGTGTGTACTCCAATTCAATCTCTTAGACTTAACATCCATAAGATGTGAGGtcattaggttttattataaaaataggagtatacattaagtaaaagtgtgtatttaattgggcttattattcataaaatatgaggcctaatttaaaaaattcaaaattattttaaaacttgGGTTTTATAAAATTCCTtggtttatttataatattttggatatttttaaaataacaaatatttgcttgtcaagttgtctttcatatgctttcaattgggtttttgtttcaaataaataacatagcacaattggtaaggaataaGGCTTGCAAGTAAGAAGTCATGGGTTCATCAACTTCTTTTTTTCTACGTTTCTTTACGAGGGTTTGTGTTAGGGTTGCCTGGAATAATCCTAACTCGCCGTTGTCGATCGACTGACAACG encodes:
- the LOC131629943 gene encoding F-box/FBD/LRR-repeat protein At3g52680-like translates to MSIQDRPTSISILQSMQSISPPQYKNSILLGYLLENQTLPSISTLPIKVRRTKDWSRTTALISPEDRISDLPHSILSHILSFLPTDLAVRTSILSKRFNPVWLSITTFNMFDVYRKHLLHSAMLAMLSRDIALPILSFRLMCTFPEIAHDLIFEATKRGVQTIELDLMFSSLQMKTLSNQHSCKTLTSLKLTSVTIKEDVPQIKLTFIKTLHLVDVIFKRPVQMINFFLGFSGLEELHTDLVYVISRMEFIPNPMVNCLPNLIRANISDIQLIPFFHLSRSLILNLNKIPLLNIVHLPDFYNLTQMEIVFKFEQTWNAKWKWILKILQQSPNLEHLIIHQEIESENGMNDNNWEDPRECVLSQLRTCLFRLWSGTECEIKFAEYIMRNSKVLSSMTIRCSSSISRKTKDEILHKLSICPRDCKLIFG